The Lactuca sativa cultivar Salinas chromosome 2, Lsat_Salinas_v11, whole genome shotgun sequence genome includes the window ATGAAAATGTTCAAGATAGATGCAATCAGGTAGCAGTGGAAGTGAATCCCAATGCCCCTCCTCAAGCACCTCCACAACAGCTTCAAGGTTCATTGGTCCACTGGGAGAGGTTTCTACATGTTAGATCCATTAAGGTCATGTTGGTTGAAGATGATGATTGTACACGTCACATTGTAACTGCATTGCTTCGCAACTGTAATTATGAAGGTTAGTCAAATGTTAACCATTTGCTCCATATAATAAGTACCTAACACATATTTTCTAtcttttttctttctctttttggCAGTTATTCAAGCTGCCAATGGACTTCAAGCCTGGAAGATCTTGGAAAATCTATCCAATCACATTGACATTGTTTTAACTGAAGTAGTCATGCCTTGTCTTTCAGGAATCGGTCTTTTATGCAAGATTATGAGCCACAAGACACGCAAGAATATCCCTGTGATCAGTAAGTACTTATGTTATCCTTTCTATAAAACAAAATTATCAGCAAAATTTGTCTGTCTTTCAAAAGCTTTTTACCACATTGACGGTATTAACCACCATGCATAATGAGATTGTGTGCAGTGATGTCTTCTCATGATTCAATGGGTTTGGTTTTTAAGTGTTTATCAAAAGGTGCAGTAGACTTTTTAGTGAAGCCTATTCGGAAAAATGAGCTTAAAAACCTTTGGCAACATGTATGGAGGAGGTGTCACAGTGTAAGTCATTTATACCAAGTTTAATCCTCCTGCAATAATGTTTAATCATATGATTATTTCAATTTATTGGAAATATATTTCCCGTTTCCATCAGTCAAGTGGTAGTGGAAGTGAAAGTGGTACACAAGCTCAAAAATCTGTAAACTCAAAAAGCAATGTAAGGTACGATAACAGCAGCAAAGATGGGGATGACAATGAGAACACCAGTGGTGGTAGTGATGATGGTAGTGGCACTCAGGTAATTATTGCAACTTTCTTtttgtttgttattattatttttttttttcagaaagatTAATTTAGACATGAGATGCAGAGTTCTTGGACAAAACATGGTATTGAACGTGAAAGCCCGGAATCAGCAATTCCATCCAACCAAATATCTGAGCATCCAGACAGCACTTGTGGCATAGTTATCCGTTCTCTACAAACTCAACCAATAAGAGACACCAATAATCACAAACCACAACCCTATACAGGTATTCATATGAAGTTGATCCAGAAAATGTCattccaaaacatttttactaTTTCCATGACAAGTTTTGTGTTTCTCAGATAACGATGAAAATGGCAAAGAGATTGCAACAAGCATGgaaaatgggaaaactgaaaagATTATGAATGCCAACGGAATCCATGATTCCAATGGAGTAGAAACTGAAGAGCTTGGCACAAAAAGGGCACGTCCTCCATCTAACAGTGACGAGGAAGAAGTTCAAAATGGCTGCAATATATTGCGACATTCAGAGCTTTCAGCCTTCACAAGGTCAAAACCTAAGAAAAGGGCAGTATTGTAATTTGATAAGATATGAGTAATAAGCTACCGAATATGTTACAGGTATAAAACAACCTCAAATGCTATAAAGTGTACTCCTGGAATCATTGCTAGCTGTTCTCAACCTGATAATAGATCCAACATGGTGAAGAAAGAATCCAAACGTGATGTGCATTCAGAAGGATATCTTATTTATCAAGGCTCAAGTGAGGTTCGTATGAGTAAATTTCAGATAGTTTGTTGGAAATCATGTTTGGTTGCCATGAAGGAATGGAATTGAGCATTCCTTGGAGCCAACCAAACATGACCTTGCTCATTCCATTCCGGTATACCAAACAAACAGATcctatatattatagttaaaagtTGGTATCAAAAACTGATCTAAATTTTACTCTGTTCAGCAAGTGATACCAAATGACATGACACCTGGCAATGGCAATGTGGTCCATGATCAAGAGCTTCACatccatcatcatcaccatgtcCATCATTACCATAACATAGAAACAGATGAGCCATTGCCAATgtcaaatgatgatgatgatgatgatgatgatgatgatgatgattttggTCTAACACAGTTGGCTGCAGATGCCCCACATTGTGGATCATCAAATATCATGGGTGGTGGTAATGGTAAAGCAGAAGCTAACCTACAAAATTACAGTTTAAACAAAAGTGCATCAGGCAGCAGACATGGAAGCAACGTGCCAAATGCTGTGAATTCTGAAGTTGCAAAATTAGAAAATGATGTTTGTTTAGGtgacaaaaataaaataacagaCAATGACAATGACAATGGCAACGACATATCTACACAGAGAAAAGCAGCCTTGACTAAGTTTCGCCAAAAAAGAGAACTCAGATGCTTTCAGAAGAAGGTAATTCATTTTGCATAATCAAATAAATTCAACATCTCCCTAatcataaaattattttttattttttattttttttccaggTGAGATATCAAAACAGAAAGAGATTGGCAGAACAAAGGCCACGTGTACGAGGACAATTTGTGAAGGGAAAAAGTCGCGACAGTTCCACTAATGCTGCTGATGGCTAGTTATCAGGTTGGTTGGTGTCAAGACTTGATGTTAAATACTTAGAAACTTGAAAACATAATAAACCTTTATAACTTGGCTTTGCAGATTTACTGCTATGTGTATgatttaatatatatgtatatggcaATTTTAGTATTGTTGagggaaatagcaatgtactctCATTGATTTATctattataacatcatactttttattttgaaaaatctacttGGTTATAACTATGTTAATGTCATCTTAGTTTTAATACTTGTGATCAGTTTCTATTAATACTTGTGTGTTTTTTGTCATTTCAAAAGTAGGCTAATACACTttgcaaattttttttttgaaaataggaAATTgattacacatttaaaatacagATCACTCTATGACTTTTACTGTCGAAATCCACTCTATAGTCATACTGTTCTAAAATCTAAATTGCAAATCCACTTTAGAAAAAGGAAAAATATCTGTGTTTTGTCCCGAATTGGTCAAGTTATTTCCTTAGGCAGgtcattaaactttttttaaaacGATGTCAATGAAGCTATTATTGAAAATCTGAAACAACGCTTTTGTGGCAATAAATATGGCTACGTGCAACCACGTTGGAAATTGGCAATAAAATCATCCAAATTTGTTCTTCACTAGTAAACATGATGAACACCAAGTG containing:
- the LOC111916422 gene encoding two-component response regulator-like APRR3; amino-acid sequence: MSNSQGGSKGQQVNNCVKSEYQGDVNRFVSIGPGSQGDDESRTSRIDENVQDRCNQVAVEVNPNAPPQAPPQQLQGSLVHWERFLHVRSIKVMLVEDDDCTRHIVTALLRNCNYEVIQAANGLQAWKILENLSNHIDIVLTEVVMPCLSGIGLLCKIMSHKTRKNIPVIMMSSHDSMGLVFKCLSKGAVDFLVKPIRKNELKNLWQHVWRRCHSSSGSGSESGTQAQKSVNSKSNVRYDNSSKDGDDNENTSGGSDDGSGTQSSWTKHGIERESPESAIPSNQISEHPDSTCGIVIRSLQTQPIRDTNNHKPQPYTDNDENGKEIATSMENGKTEKIMNANGIHDSNGVETEELGTKRARPPSNSDEEEVQNGCNILRHSELSAFTRYKTTSNAIKCTPGIIASCSQPDNRSNMVKKESKRDVHSEGYLIYQGSSEQVIPNDMTPGNGNVVHDQELHIHHHHHVHHYHNIETDEPLPMSNDDDDDDDDDDDDFGLTQLAADAPHCGSSNIMGGGNGKAEANLQNYSLNKSASGSRHGSNVPNAVNSEVAKLENDVCLGDKNKITDNDNDNGNDISTQRKAALTKFRQKRELRCFQKKVRYQNRKRLAEQRPRVRGQFVKGKSRDSSTNAADG